actcaacaaagaagaaaatgaaacaaCGAAACacctaagtcttcgcgctccatagtcttcgcgcaatgtcttctcttgtcatagtcttcgaTGTGAATaacttcacataccaccattgtcttcaatgtcttcatacatttttaggggtcatctccggtaggtaaaccgaatcaatgagggactactacctgtgttatcctgcaattctcacaaacacattagtccatcaactaggtttgtcgtcaatactccaaaaccaactaggggtggcactagatgcacttacaacatCTTTATTTTTTCCCAACCGACCCAATGCATCTTATTTTCCTCGTTCTGCCTGTTCCACTAGTAGTGGCATATCAATTGACTAATCTCATCACACAAGGATTTTGTTAGGTCGAAACACGCCATCGCATATGTGGGAATTGCCTGAGCCACAGCCTTTACATAAATCTCCTTCCCCGCCATAGACAAACAACGATCCTCCCTCCCTGCAACCTCTCGATAATTTTATCCTCCAGATAAGCAAAGCATTTCTTCTTCGATTTTCCAATATAGGTTGGCAATCCAAGATACTTTCCCCCACTAGTTTCACATCCAAGTTGTAGCTCCTGCATAATTAAATTTTTGAAACTCTGACTTGCGTTCGCACTGAACATGACTGAAGATTTATCCTGATTAATCATCTGGCCCGAGCACTCTTCATACATTTGTAAAATAGCATTGATTGTTTGAGCTCCATGTGTGGACGCCTCCACAACTAATAGCGAGTCATCCGCAAAAAGCAGATGATTAATTCTTGGAGCTGTTGGTGCAAGCTTTATTCCTTTGAGTTGATCCGCATCATTTGCTTTATTGAGCATAGCTGATAATCCTTCCGCGCACAGTAGGAAAAGATACGGGGAAATAGAATCCCCCTGCCTCAACCCTCGCCCCGGCACAACCACATCTGAGATATCTCCATTCACTCTGAACCGATACAAGACAGTCTTGACACACTTCATAGCTGCACAAACTCATCAATAAAACCCATCTTCTTCATAATGCCCTCAAGGAACGACCATTCCACCCGGTGCGTAAGCTTTACTCATATCAAGTTTGAGCGCCATGTACACATCTTTGCCTCTTCTCTTTCTCCTCATGAAATGGGTCATCTCGTAGGCAAGTATAGTGTTGTCAGAGATTAACCGACCTGGTACAAATGCACTCTGGTTTGCTGAGATGATTTCATCCAATATGTATTTGAGCCGGTTAGCAATAACCTTGGACACAAGTTTGTACACCACGTTGCACAGGCTAATAGGGCGTAGATCTTTGATACGATCAGGATTCCGAACCTTTGGGATTAACACAACAATTGTTTCATTCCATCCCTCCGGTATACTGCCGCCACGCAACACATGTAACATCTCCTGTGTCACAACATCACCCACCGTACTCCAAAACCTCTTATAGAATATAGCTGGCATACCATCCGCACCAGGGGCCTTGAGGTCTCCCATTTCATCTAGAGCTCGTTTCACCTCCTCTGCTGTGTACTCTCTTCTCAACAAGTCATTCATTTGAGATGTCACTTTTGGTTCAACTGCTTGTAACGCCTGGTTAAAATTGAGGTCTGCCATAGGGGCAAACAGATTAAAAAATGATTAGTAATAAGGGCCTTCAAACCATCCTCTCCTTTCACCTCCACTCCATCTTCCCCAATGAGCTTTTCaattctgttttttttctttctttctggcCGATGCATAGTTGTGGATTAACCGCAGTTTATGGATAGGAAGAAGAATTTTGATTCGAAGACGTGCTCCCTAGCCTGCCGGCCTTCCCACCCGACCTCCCCTCTTTTCTGTTCGTCCCCCCTCCCCCTATCGCATCGTCTTTCTTCTCGCCTACTGGTTCCTTGCCTCCTCTGCCCCCATCCTTCTCTTCCCTCCGCCGCGTTCTCCCTTCCTCCTCTTACCCCGTATCCGCATCACGCGCCTCGCCGCCCTGTCGGTGCCTTACAAGCCGGTCCACCGTCAGAGGAGGAGGATTCGTGGAGGACAGGATGGAGGTGGGTGAGATGGACGACGTGCAGGCGGTGGGAGAGCAGGTCATCAGCAGCAGGGGCGGCTCCGTGCTCGGGAAGAAGACCATCCTCAAGAGTGACCACTTCCCCGGCTGCCAGAACAAGCGCCTCACCCCGCACATCGACGGCGCGCCCAATTACCGGCAGGTTACGTCTCAACCTCCTCTGAATTGTACGATTTCCTGGCCTCATTCCCCGAGTTTTCGAGAAAATCGTGCCAATTTGGGAGCGTGGTTGGTTGGCTCTGTTTTCTgagcgacccccccccccccccccccccccaaacaaaaaaaaaaaaaccccAAAGGACCTGCTTTTTAGCGTTGTCATGCTTTCTTAGCTGTCTGTTTGTTACGTACGTATCTCAGCACAATGTAGGCTTTGAGTTTCAAACAGTGTTTTTGTGCTTTTGGGTGTTAACTGCTGTGCCTTCGTACAAAATGCATTTGTAAATGTACCTCTGAGTTTTGCAATAATCTAGCTTCCTTTTTGACGGGATTCTGTGAATTCAACGTGATGCCTAGGTTTTCAGCATCCTTCAAATCTATTCCATATGTCCGGTCTTGATGTTTTACAAAGGTGTCATgtcatctactccctccgttcctaaatatttgtctttctagagatttcaaatggtcaccacatacggatgtatatagacatattttagagtgtagattcactcattttgttccgtatgtagtcaccatttgaaacctctagaaagacaaatatttaggaacggagggagtactcatTATCACCGTTTTTTTTTCAGGCAGGATCACTGCGTGTTCACGGTGTTGCAATGCCGACAATGGAAGGAATTGTGAATGTGCTAAATCACATTGGGGCACAAAAGAAGGGAAAGCAAACCCGAGTTCTATGGCATAGTCTTCGGGAGGAACCAGTAAGATAGCTAATTACCATATTAGAGTCTTTGTGCAAAATATGCAAAACACAATGCTTATCACTTTGAAAACTATGGAAATTTACAATGAGCAAATAATGGATGCTCAGCTGACCAGAATATCAAGTTGCAACTCTCACTGAATAGATGCAAATAAATAGAGAGTGGCAGGGAAGTGGTCTTTCCACGAACATTAAACATGTTATCTAATGTCTATACATATGATAGAAGCTAATTTTCTGTTATATGTTTAATATCTATACAAAATCTATATGTTCCATTAATCATGTCTCTATAGAGGCCTTTGACTTCAATTTTTTGGTTTATCTGAGACACATGTCTAAACCATATGTACTTTTCAAAATTTGTTGTGGTTTTAGCAGCATTTTGCTTAAATTTGAAATTTCAGTGGAGTGTCTCTTGAACAGGTTATATTATATACCATGTATGCTCTAACTCATATGTTATGTCTTTTGTTATCACATCTAGTAATATGTGTTTTTCCACTAATATTACACAGGTTATCTATATCAATGGTCGCCCTTTTGTTCTACGAGATGCCGAAAGACCCTTCTCAAACCTTGAATATACGGTTTGCTTCGACACCTGACTTTGATAATTATTTTGCGTGCATTTTCTGATAATTTATGGTTTACCAAATTTACTGTTATGTTACAATCTCATTAATGTCTTATATTGGAGATAGTTGTCCTGGTAAACTTCCACAGTGGAAGTTATGACACAAATGTCCTTATACCAATGCTATTGCTTTGTTTAAAGAGATTGTGACGTTTTGGTGCAGAGGTGTTAACTATAGCTTCTTAGGGATTCCTGTCGATTTGGGTATTTCCAGTTACATGTAGGCTATACAGTTGAGCCATCCCATCGAAGATACCTTGTTGATGTCCATATAGCTTCCATTTTATTTTCCTTCTAACTAATATTAATCCTTGACTTTTGCTAATATAATATAGGGAATCAACCGGGAGAGAGTCGAGCAGATGGAGTTTCGTTTGAAAGAAGATATTCTTCAGGAAGCTTCAAGGTACATTACTAGCAAGATAAACTACTTCCCTGTTTACTTCGAGCAGATTTTTATAATGCAATATTTGATGGTGCAGATATGGGAATAAGATCCTAGTTACTGATGAGCTGCCGAATGGTCAGATGGTGGACCAGTGGGAGTCAGTGATATCTGATACAGTTAAGACTCCACTTGAGGTAACTCCATGGTTGATGATTTAGAACATGCCTCTTACCTCTCCTTGGTATTTTTGAGAAAACTTAATTCATCTGCAGGTCTATGAGGAGTTACAACATCAAGGATACCTTGTTGATTACGAGCGTGTTCCTATAACTGATGAAAAAGCTCCGAAGGAAGGGGATTTTGATAACCTGGTTAGTTTTATGTGCCGCCGTTAGGTTCTCCACCTAACTTCTCGTCCCAATGTCTGCACTATATTTGCTGTAAAATTGAACCTTCACTCGTCCAGGTTGCCTGTCTACCACGAGATCTGTGTGTTAGTCACACTATTTCTATATGCTTTAACTTTCAACTATTTTGACACAGTTAGTAGGAAACACATTTAGCAGGGATTGCATTCTCTGCAGACAATCAGCTATTGCAATAATAAAAATACTGAGATTGGAAAGTATGTTACATAGAATTAAATTTCCTTTGATGTGTCTAACAGGTACATCGAATCTCTCAAGTTGATATGGAGACTGAAATTGTATTTAATTGTCAAATGGGGAGGGGACGGACTACTACCGGCATGGTCATATCTACGTTGGTTTACCTAAATCGGATAGGAGCTTCAGGTGAGCACCGTTGTTACCAGTTTGTTATATAGAACTAGTCAAGAAATATAATGCTCCACGTGCACAATTATATGATTGTCAAGTGTTTTGAATTTTCACGAGATTATTTAGTATTTATATACTGATGGCAACTGAAAGCCTGCTTGATGCATACTTGTCTGACTATATGGTTATCACATTATGCGCTTATAGTTTACGCCTATACTTGGATTTTCAGATATTTAACGTGTGCGGTGCTTTCTGCTGCAGGTATCCCAAGGACAAGTTCAATTGGGAAGGTTTTCTATGCTGGAAATGATGTAGATGACTACAGTCCTAGCTCAGAAGAAGCAATTCTCAGAGGAGAATATGCTGTCATTAGGAGCTTAGTCCGAGTTCTGGAGGCAATAATCTGAATATGTTAAACTGTTCTCCTTTTAACTTAGTTTCTCTCAGTAGTGACTTTGTGTCTGATATTTATGCAGGGTGGTGTTGAAGGCAAAAGACAGGTGGACAAAGTTATTGACAAATGTGACTCTATGCAGGTATGCCGTTTTATGTCCTGATAACTCAATTCAAGCAACCTTATCAAATTGTTTCATGTTTGTGCTTGCTGTCCTTGTGAACAGAACCTGAGAGAAGCTATTGCAACCTACCGCAATAGCACTCTTCGGCAACCTGATGAGATGAAACGGGAGGCATCACTTTCCTTCTTTGTGGAGTACTTGGAACGTTATTACTTCCTCATATGTTTTGCTGTCTATGTACATTCGGTGAGCTCTGCTCACCAAGCAACATCTTCAGGAGTTAATTTTTCTGATTGGATGAGAGCAAGACCTGAACTGTACAGCATTCTTCGAAGGTGAGCCATGGTACTTTCGCATACGAATGCCAACAGTTCATAGCTTGTAAGAGTGTATCTGGCCCAAACTTTGTTTCCTTTGAGACACAAGACAAGTCTTAATTTTTTACCCTCCTTGTTGTTCCACTTCATTGAATAGTAGGCTGAATGTGGATATTCAAAGAACTGCTATCTGCTTACTTTAGTGCATTTTTTCTTTGTAATTGTTTTCTTTTGTAGTTTATTTGGAATGATTGCTAGGTTGCGCTGACATTTCTACTAGGCAGTCCCCATGTTCAAGACATTGGTGCTTGAGTGTCGAGTCATGTAGCAACTATGTCTCCTATCAAACAGTTAATGCCATGTCAGTTTACATGCATTTTTTCCTCAAGTTATTGTCTTGCTATAAGAATGAATGCCAATGGTTAATTGGCATCAATTAAGAATGAAGGCCAGACACTCAAGTTTAATAACTGAACACAGCTCCATCACCCTGCTATATTTAATGAGTTTTATGCAGCATTGCCATTTTGAATAAATACATAACTACAACTTGTTGAATTTTGGTAACCCAGTTTGTGATTTACATCAAGTGAAATTTGTTAGGAAATATGCAACTGATATTATTGAGAGGCCAAAGCCAGCAGGCCCACCAGCGGCCTAAGCAAGCCGATCTAGCACGGGCCTGGAGAATAGCACGCACGCCTGCCGATCTAACGATTTAGCAGGCACGCACACACAACATGGATCACGGGACCCTGACGCAGTCAACGCACGCAAGCCTGCGGTGGTGGAGCACGGAAACCGGCAGCCGGCGGCCAATCTTGGGCGGGAACCAGGCGCCGCGGACGACAGCCTGGGCGGGAACAGGTGGCCGGCGGCCAAATTTGGAGGAGAGCCGGCGATCTCAGCGGCACACGATCTGGACGAAGCCTGCGGTGGAACCGGAAGCCGGCGGCTGATCTTGGGGGAACCGGGCGCCGCGGACGGCAGCCTGGGCGGGAACCGGTGCCAGCGGCCAAACTTCGACGAGAGCTGGCGATCTTTGAGCTGGGCGGCGCACGATCTGGACGTGCAGGGAAGCCGTGAAGAATCCACAGACCGGTAACTTGGGTCTGCTGGCGTTGACGAGACAGGAGCAGCAGCTGGTGGGGAGAGAAGGAGCGGATAGCCGGGAGAGGAGAGCACCGGCGTCCAACGGGGAAGGGAGGTGCAGCAGCGGCCGGTGAAGAAAACAATGGCGGCGCAAAATTGGATCGAGAGCACGAGTTGCGCGTGCGGGAAAAAACCCTaagctctaataccatgttaggaaaTATGCAACTGATATTATTGAGAGGCCAAAGCCAGCATATATACACATACATGAGGATGCCAAAAGGCTACAAGAGGATGCCAAGAGACTAGAATGCAAAAGGTCAAAAGACATCGCTAATATAACTCTAACAAAATTAATAGGTACAGGTAAAAAGGTTAACATCTTGTACACCCTTCTGGCATTTCACAGATGCTTTGTTATATCCCCACCTTCCCACTCATTCTCGCAGCTTCTCCCGTGTAAGTCATATGATATCTTAAACACACTAATGTctgccaaacaccatattgatcTAACTCGAGACATAAATCCTAGCAAGAATGTTAGAGGAAAAAACAAACtagtatatactccctccgtcccataatgtaagatgtTCTTGTATCCACAAGGGTGACCATCAGACCACAGGCGCGATTTGTATTTTGCAGCTCAGTAATTCTTTAGGTCAtgacatgtactccctctgtccgaaaaagcttgtcccaagcttgtccctcaaatggatgtatctagcactagatacatccatttgagggacaaggtttttcagacggagggagtatctgaATAATTACCACAACTGTAATTTGCCATTCAAATTCTGTGCTTCTTTAGTCCATGGCCTATATTTGAAGAATTATCTTTATTGTCAGAATTAAATGGAACTATTTAGTTTCTTACCAGGGCTTGGAATTACTAAACGGTAACTGCTTGGTTAACTGGTTTCTCCAGTTTCCATGTAGATTACCTACCCCAGCCCACCACCAATCTGCCGCAATTGCATGCATGATTGGCGCCACATTCCTTGATGGTTATATTCTACTTATCAAAGTGTTAAAATAAAATGAAATGTGCTAATTCAATTCTGGTCCAGTTTTGTGCTAAAAAAATGAACTGTTGGTTTTGTTGCAAAAACCGAAACGGGTCAGGTTCCAGCTTTCAGCATAAAATTGTAATCATAATTGTTCCAAATATCGGCTAGTTAATCGGCATCTCGGTCAGTTAGTCACTACTTGGTGGGTCATCGAATAGCTGATTAACTGATTTATCGGCCGATTAACTAATTTATCAGTGATTAACTGGAAAATTCGCCTATTTATCTCTACTGAGCACGCGACCAATATGGTACCAgttaccgatatcctgaacactGGATCATATATCAATATGATCCATTATAACGTTACATTAGTGATCATCCCCAGCTCACTGATAATAAATTAATAATTTAGGGCCCGTAGCCGCTTCTGTAACATCTTTGCACTTCAGTTTAAGAGCATTTCAGAATTCCATAGGAGCATTCATTGCAGTTAGCCCTAGCTCACAATGCAACTTTTGTGTTTTGTTCACATGGGTCATTACTAATGTGACATAGAAGGAAGAACAAACAAGTCTATATTGCCATGATAAACTATCCGCATGCCGCCAATCTGTGTACTTTATCTCTCACTGTAAAacactagtcaatgtgtacgtgcaatgcacgttaatttagaagtatattaagtgcatgcggatattaagtaggatattatttgcatgttattatgtgattagcactatattTGACATGAAATTAACTGTACGCTAAATGTGTTGAGCACTTGACATTGAAGCACtctaggtcgttggattgacatgatttgatggccgagattaattggatctgcccctttgggtctttttatattggtatagattAGTAAGGACGCTTTCTGTTGCACAGTTAATACTCGAGAACACCATATTAAAAATACTATTTATAATAGTACCAGCAAAAAGTGTTTAATTTTCTGTTTATGGGTTCTTGTTGCATTATTTGACATAACCTGAAAGTCATTTCATATTTCAATATATTCAGGCTGCTGAGGAGAGATCCAATGGGCGCTCTTGGTTATTCAAGCTCAAAACCCACTCTTCCAAAAATTATTGAATCTGCTGATGGGCGCCCACATGAGATGGATGTTGTTGCTGCCATGAGGAATGGAGAAGTTCTTGGACGTCAAACTGTTTTAAAAAGTGATCACTGTCCAGGGTGTCACAATCTTAATTTGCCTGAAAGAGTTGAGGGTGCACCTAATTTCCGGGAAATTCCGGGGTTTTCAGTCTATGGTGTTGCAAATCCTACTGTTGATGGCATTCGGGCTGTTATTCAGCGAGTTAGTACAAGCAAGGGAAATCGGCCGATACTCTGGCATAATATGAGAGAAGAGCCCGTCATTTATATACATGGAAAGCCTTTTGTGCTACGAGAAGTAGAAAGACCGTACAAGAATATGCTGGAGTACACGGTATGTTCCATTTCCAGTTGCCTCTATGGATTTATGGCAGATAGTTGGTGCTATGATTTTTAGTGTTAGTATAAACAAAATAACTTCATATGACAATTTTATATGCAATTTCCATGCATTGCTTCTCCAACTTCATTTTCTCTCTCTGAATAGTAACGTGCACTAACCGCACAAGTTATAGCACTTAACGTGATGATTAATTTGAATCCACAACTAAGTTACCTTTATTTCTGCATATGCTTTTGTACGAGTACTGAGGTTGAAGGTGCTGTCGGGTgtccaaaggccttgtgctgatACTATTTGTCTGAAAAAAAATCTGCTCATTTATTCAGACCATTAAAATGTGAACTTGTCAATTATAATGTCTAAACATGTTCAGTACTTGAATAAACTACTTGTTGTGGCTTGTGGGGCTTGGTTCACATTGGGTTGATCAGCTCTCACATCTTGCATAGCCTTCTCTAGGCTGACCTGTCCCTCAAGACTCAGACTGTATCTCAGCATTCTAATCACACCTAAACTAATTATTAGTCTAGTATAGTAACATTTTCATTgaatgtgatatgtgatatgctATCCTGTACTTTCCGTGAGGAACATTTAGTGGTCTAAATCAGATAAATGCACTGATATCAGGGGATCGGTCGTGATAGAGTTGAGCGTATGGAAGCTCGGTTGAAGGAGGATATTTTACGAGAAGCAGAACGGTATGATGGGGCAATAATGGTTATTCATGAAACCGACAATGGTGAGATCTTTGATGCATGGGAAAATGTCAATAATGAAGCTGTTCTGACTCCACTGGAGGTATACAAATGTTTGGACTCTGAAGGCCTTCCAATCAAATATGCACGAGTGCCCATTACCGATGGTAAGGCCCCCAAAAGTTCAGATTTTGATACGGTAGCCTTTAATGTCGCAGCTGCTTGCAAGGATGCTGCTCTTGTATTCAACTGCCAGGTACTACAACTTATCTCTTTTCTGGGCAAGAATTCTATACTTGTTGTTTGAGAAAAGTATTGGCTCTTCATATCATAGGCTTCAAAACCTTAGATTTTAACATTGTGGTCTTATAGATGGGCAGGGGCAGAACAACTACTGGCACTGTGATTGCTTGCCTGCTCAGACTTCGAATCAATCACGGCAGACCTATTGGAATGCCAGCCATCCAAAATAATCATGAAGATACAATTGATGCCGATTACTCAAGCGGAGAAGAAACAATGGACCACAATGGTCACTTGAATTCAGAATCATGGAAACCTCACACTTTGACAGAGCTACACCCTAGATTTGACATTAATGACATCCTTCTGTTGCGAAAGATTACAAGGCTATTTGACAATGGGATTGAGTGTAGACAGATTTTAGATACTGTTATTGACAAGTGTTCAGCTTTGCAGAACATCCGCCAAGCTGTTTTGCAATACACAAAGGTGATTagtcaacaaaatatggagcCAAGAGTTAGGAGAGTCGCATTAAATCGTGGTGCTGAATATTTGGAGAGGTACCTGAAATTAATTGCATTCTCGGCATACCTCGGGAGTGAAGCATTTGATGGTTTCTGCGGGCAAGGAGAAACAAAGATCTCATTTAAAAATTGGCTGCAACAGCGTCCGGAGATCCAAACCATGAAATGGAGCATAAGACTGCGACCTGGGCGTTTTTTCACTGTACCTGTAAATATCTTTCTCTTCTCTCCAAAGCTTCATTTGGGCACTTTGGAGGCATGATGTTACTAAAAACTATTTGCCATCTGCAGGATGAGCATAAAGCAACATGTCAACCTCTGCAAAGTGATGTAACGATGGAAGCCATCGTGAAAGCCCGTAATGGTTCTGTTCTGGGAAAGGGATCCATACTCAAAATGTATTTTTTTCCTGGGCAGAGAAGGTCAAGCAGCATGAACTTCCGTGGTACACCACATGTTATCAAGGTATCTAACTGTGCAACTAACCAATGTGAACTCCATATTTGCTCGCTAGATGTATATACAGTTCTATCATTATTATccttatttatttctgtgagttAAACCTTCTATGTTATTCAAACATTCTGACCCATAAGGGTAGCTAAACTTAGTGTAAGAATTCAGGCTTCTATTGTAAAATTTATCTTACTAGTTCACACCATGTGCAGTGCTCTATTAGGACCGCAAACCCTTTTGTTTTTTAGGAATCACCGGTGGGGTGGGGATTGAGACTAGAGTTTCCCCACCTGAATATACTACTCAAAGTGGATCTGAAATACAAAAAGAGTGTTACATAGGCACATGAAATTACAGACTTGAGGAGATAGTGAGCTGGGGCTGAACACAGCAGTGCTATTTTCTGAAGCTGAGGTTTATATGTAGTACATAGGCAAGTCGGTTGCTAAACCAACAATGCAGCTCTAGCAGCTACCAGTACAGGCAAGTCTAATTGACCACCTAGATGTCAGCATTCATACTGTCTTACAGACTAAGAAAGGCTAAGCCGACTTATACTATACTAGCTAATAAAGTAGAAGGCACAAGTGATGCACCGGGTTATGGCTAGTGTGCCTGATCTTCACGAACTGGAGGTGGAGTAGGGAAGAACATGAAGACCTCAGGAACTAAGGTGAAATGACAAGCAATCACAAGGGGAACATAAGATCCTCTAGCCAACACACACATTATATAACCAAAATCTACACAAAGAGGTCCAATTGATCCAACAACTCCAAAGGAAACAGGTAAGACAAGAGTAGATAGTTCGTCTCAAATCCTAAGAGAACGGGGTCTTGTGCTTCATGGAAGCCTTCACCTGGAGGTGGTCTTTAACTCCTCGGAGTCTTCTCCACCAGGGAGGTCTTGATTCCACTAGGGGAGGatagatgagcaaagctct
This genomic window from Aegilops tauschii subsp. strangulata cultivar AL8/78 chromosome 4, Aet v6.0, whole genome shotgun sequence contains:
- the LOC109757724 gene encoding uncharacterized protein isoform X2, whose product is MEVGEMDDVQAVGEQVISSRGGSVLGKKTILKSDHFPGCQNKRLTPHIDGAPNYRQAGSLRVHGVAMPTMEGIVNVLNHIGAQKKGKQTRVLWHSLREEPVIYINGRPFVLRDAERPFSNLEYTGINRERVEQMEFRLKEDILQEASRYGNKILVTDELPNGQMVDQWESVISDTVKTPLEVYEELQHQGYLVDYERVPITDEKAPKEGDFDNLVHRISQVDMETEIVFNCQMGRGRTTTGMVISTLVYLNRIGASGIPRTSSIGKVFYAGNDVDDYSPSSEEAILRGEYAVIRSLVRVLEGGVEGKRQVDKVIDKCDSMQNLREAIATYRNSTLRQPDEMKREASLSFFVEYLERYYFLICFAVYVHSVSSAHQATSSGVNFSDWMRARPELYSILRRLLRRDPMGALGYSSSKPTLPKIIESADGRPHEMDVVAAMRNGEVLGRQTVLKSDHCPGCHNLNLPERVEGAPNFREIPGFSVYGVANPTVDGIRAVIQRVSTSKGNRPILWHNMREEPVIYIHGKPFVLREVERPYKNMLEYTGIGRDRVERMEARLKEDILREAERYDGAIMVIHETDNGEIFDAWENVNNEAVLTPLEVYKCLDSEGLPIKYARVPITDGKAPKSSDFDTVAFNVAAACKDAALVFNCQMGRGRTTTGTVIACLLRLRINHGRPIGMPAIQNNHEDTIDADYSSGEETMDHNGHLNSESWKPHTLTELHPRFDINDILLLRKITRLFDNGIECRQILDTVIDKCSALQNIRQAVLQYTKVISQQNMEPRVRRVALNRGAEYLERYLKLIAFSAYLGSEAFDGFCGQGETKISFKNWLQQRPEIQTMKWSIRLRPGRFFTVPDEHKATCQPLQSDVTMEAIVKARNGSVLGKGSILKMYFFPGQRRSSSMNFRGTPHVIKVDGYPVYSMATPTVDGAREVLSYLGCKDTTGRDIIQKVVITDLREEVVVYIKGTPFVLRELDQPVDTLKHVGISGPMVENIEARLKEDILSEVKQLEGRLLLHQEEFNTATNQCSVLGYWEHIDLEDVMTPAEVYSTLRDQGYCIDYKRIPLTREREALAADVDSIQSSINESSRYYLFISHTGYGGVAYAMAITCLRLGADAKFVMEQTAETHFVSSSLTKSVSVKTFTDIALRQGDYRDILNLTRALIHGPKSKEEVDKVIDRCVGAGDLREDILQYRKALRDCSHDDDDDEARSYLMDMGTKALSTKALTAVIKQRTRKISAKKKAEEMSG
- the LOC109757724 gene encoding uncharacterized protein isoform X5 translates to MEVGEMDDVQAVGEQVISSRGGSVLGKKTILKSDHFPGCQNKRLTPHIDGAPNYRQAGSLRVHGVAMPTMEGIVNVLNHIGAQKKGKQTRVLWHSLREEPVIYINGRPFVLRDAERPFSNLEYTGINRERVEQMEFRLKEDILQEASRYGNKILVTDELPNGQMVDQWESVISDTVKTPLEVYEELQHQGYLVDYERVPITDEKAPKEGDFDNLVHRISQVDMETEIVFNCQMGRGRTTTGMVISTLVYLNRIGASGIPRTSSIGKVFYAGNDVDDYSPSSEEAILRGEYAVIRSLVRVLEGGVEGKRQVDKVIDKCDSMQNLREAIATYRNSTLRQPDEMKREASLSFFVEYLERYYFLICFAVYVHSVSSAHQATSSGVNFSDWMRARPELYSILRRLLRRDPMGALGYSSSKPTLPKIIESADGRPHEMDVVAAMRNGEVLGRQTVLKSDHCPGCHNLNLPERVEGAPNFREIPGFSVYGVANPTVDGIRAVIQRVSTSKGNRPILWHNMREEPVIYIHGKPFVLREVERPYKNMLEYTGIGRDRVERMEARLKEDILREAERYDGAIMVIHETDNGEIFDAWENVNNEAVLTPLEVYKCLDSEGLPIKYARVPITDGKAPKSSDFDTVAFNVAAACKDAALVFNCQMGRGRTTTGTVIACLLRLRINHGRPIGMPAIQNNHEDTIDADYSSGEETMDHNGHLNSESWKPHTLTELHPRFDINDILLLRKITRLFDNGIECRQILDTVIDKCSALQNIRQAVLQYTKVISQQNMEPRVRRVALNRGAEYLERYLKLIAFSAYLGSEAFDGFCGQGETKISFKNWLQQRPEIQTMKWSIRLRPGRFFTVPDEHKATCQPLQSDVTMEAIVKARNGSVLGKGSILKMYFFPGQRRSSSMNFRGTPHVIKVDGYPVYSMATPTVDGAREVLSYLGCKDTTGRDIIQKVVITDLREEVVVYIKGTPFVLRELDQPVDTLKHVGISGPMVENIEARLKEDILSEVKQLEGRLLLHQEEFNTATNQCSVLGYWEHIDLEDVMTPAEVYSTLRDQGYCIDYKRIPLTREREALAADVDSIQSSINESSRYYLFISHTGYGGVAYAMAITCLRLGADAKFVMEQTAETHFVSSSLTKSVSVKTFTDIALRQGDYRDILNLTRALIHGPKSKEEVDKVIDRCVGAGDLREDILQYRKALRDCSHDDDDDEARSYLMDMGTKALRKKWSIQQ